One Candidatus Parcubacteria bacterium DNA segment encodes these proteins:
- the mnmA gene encoding tRNA 2-thiouridine(34) synthase MnmA yields MKKQSADWRRKTRVVVAMSGGVDSSVAAALLKKQGLEVQGVFLNLFDSESFKESEKRAKKIAGILEIPFFVLDLRKEFKKKIIDYFIKELQQGKTPNPCVLCNKEIKFGFFLKKLRELKISFDFIATGHYVKLKTKNKKAKTTSQKSKATYKLLRAKDKEKDQSYFLWMLNQKQLRQILFPIGNYTKQEVKNLAKKFRLPVFSSESQEICFIGKDLNGFLRKNFKTKKGDIINTKGEIIGEHQGLCFYTIGQRKGIGVGGGPASAEATAGKPYYVLDKDIKKNILIVTKNEKDLHKKELIVKKINWISGKEPCLRQGYGGQAKFSIKIKAKIRYRHKSVEAKITRKSDFLKEVRLPKTFKEYKVIFSRSQRAITPGQSVVFYQRNELLGGGIIKS; encoded by the coding sequence ATGAAAAAGCAATCTGCTGACTGGCGGAGAAAAACCAGAGTAGTAGTAGCGATGTCTGGAGGAGTTGATTCTTCAGTAGCAGCTGCTTTATTAAAAAAACAAGGCCTTGAAGTTCAAGGTGTTTTTTTAAATCTTTTTGATTCAGAAAGTTTTAAAGAATCAGAAAAAAGAGCTAAAAAAATAGCAGGAATTTTAGAAATTCCTTTTTTTGTTTTAGATTTAAGAAAAGAATTTAAAAAGAAGATAATTGATTATTTTATTAAAGAGCTTCAGCAAGGTAAAACACCAAATCCCTGTGTTTTATGTAATAAAGAAATTAAGTTCGGATTTTTTTTAAAAAAGCTTAGAGAACTAAAAATTAGTTTTGATTTCATCGCCACCGGGCACTATGTAAAACTTAAAACAAAAAACAAGAAAGCCAAAACTACAAGTCAAAAGTCAAAAGCTACTTACAAATTATTGAGAGCTAAAGATAAAGAAAAAGACCAATCATATTTTCTTTGGATGCTTAATCAAAAACAATTGAGGCAGATTTTATTTCCTATTGGAAATTATACTAAACAAGAGGTTAAAAATTTAGCTAAGAAATTTAGATTGCCGGTTTTTTCTTCTGAATCACAGGAAATTTGCTTTATTGGAAAAGATTTAAATGGCTTTCTAAGAAAGAATTTTAAAACTAAAAAAGGCGATATTATAAATACCAAAGGAGAAATTATCGGAGAACATCAAGGATTGTGCTTCTATACAATTGGCCAGAGAAAAGGCATAGGAGTTGGTGGAGGACCCGCCTCCGCTGAAGCTACGGCGGGCAAGCCATATTATGTCTTAGATAAAGATATAAAGAAAAATATTTTAATTGTCACTAAGAACGAAAAGGACTTGCATAAAAAAGAATTAATAGTCAAAAAAATTAATTGGATTTCTGGAAAAGAGCCCTGCCTTCGCCAAGGCTACGGCGGGCAAGCAAAATTTTCTATAAAAATTAAAGCAAAAATTCGTTATCGCCACAAATCCGTTGAAGCAAAAATTACAAGGAAGTCGGACTTCCTTAAGGAAGTCCGACTTCCTAAAACTTTCAAAGAATATAAAGTGATTTTTTCACGCTCTCAGCGAGCCATTACTCCAGGCCAATCAGTAGTTTTTTACCAAAGAAACGAACTCTTAGGCGGCGGAATCATAAAAAGTTAA
- a CDS encoding nucleotidyltransferase domain-containing protein produces the protein MGRVFSLEEVKKRKIPEIESFRVVIEEAKEKLSDDRSVIGAVHYGSTLRGDFSIKSYVDIFVFHNGEGVFFTLEEIVLFAKELFVPVEFVLLDIEMAEKGVHPFNDGLYSSHLRWATEHDGVIKRNPFEILKIKEANPDITLKTFFTIVTGKLEKGICELAWFDGEKKYDFLGKVLEAPIKTAEYVLYQKGKVVFSWLKQEIIKNYLVYVEDRRLIEMFREVIGVDEGYSRALNMILRNRDIDQSDEIKYKQILYWIERNTIPKVMEFVKGNVLKWKLNKKHA, from the coding sequence ATGGGAAGAGTTTTTAGTTTGGAAGAAGTAAAAAAAAGAAAGATACCAGAGATTGAGAGTTTTAGGGTTGTGATTGAAGAGGCGAAAGAGAAACTATCTGATGACAGAAGTGTAATAGGAGCAGTTCATTATGGGTCAACATTAAGAGGAGATTTTTCTATCAAGAGCTATGTTGATATTTTTGTTTTCCATAATGGCGAGGGAGTCTTTTTTACTCTTGAAGAAATAGTTCTCTTTGCAAAAGAATTGTTTGTGCCAGTGGAATTTGTGCTTCTAGATATAGAAATGGCAGAAAAAGGCGTTCATCCGTTTAATGATGGTCTTTATTCCTCTCACTTAAGATGGGCAACAGAGCACGATGGAGTGATAAAAAGAAATCCTTTTGAAATTCTGAAAATCAAAGAGGCAAATCCAGATATAACGCTAAAAACATTTTTTACGATAGTGACGGGAAAGTTAGAGAAGGGAATATGCGAACTTGCGTGGTTTGACGGAGAAAAAAAATACGATTTTTTAGGAAAAGTTTTGGAGGCACCGATTAAAACAGCTGAATATGTTTTATATCAAAAAGGTAAAGTTGTTTTTAGTTGGTTGAAACAAGAGATAATCAAAAATTATCTTGTCTATGTGGAAGATCGCCGCTTAATCGAGATGTTTCGAGAAGTGATAGGGGTTGACGAGGGTTATTCCAGAGCCCTAAATATGATATTACGGAATCGAGATATAGATCAAAGTGATGAGATAAAATATAAGCAGATACTTTACTGGATTGAACGTAATACAATCCCAAAAGTGATGGAGTTTGTAAAAGGCAATGTCTTAAAATGGAAATTGAATAAGAAACACGCTTAG